From Streptomyces griseorubiginosus, one genomic window encodes:
- a CDS encoding Lrp/AsnC family transcriptional regulator has product MAEGPEGGVPLAPPRPLDAIDQDILQMLQADGRASIRSVAERVHVSRANAYARINRLVEDGVIRGFGARVNHERAGQGTSAYITLKIVQNSWRTVREQLRQLPGASHIALVGGDFDVLLLVHTPDNRSLRELVLTRLQAIPEVLSTRTLLVFEEEDLEPQG; this is encoded by the coding sequence ATGGCCGAAGGCCCGGAGGGCGGGGTCCCCCTCGCGCCGCCTCGTCCGCTCGACGCCATCGATCAGGACATCCTCCAGATGCTCCAGGCGGACGGCCGCGCGTCGATACGGTCGGTCGCCGAACGGGTGCACGTCTCCCGGGCCAACGCCTATGCCCGCATCAACCGGCTCGTCGAGGACGGCGTCATCCGCGGCTTCGGCGCCCGCGTCAACCACGAGCGGGCGGGCCAGGGCACCTCGGCCTACATCACCCTGAAGATCGTCCAGAACTCCTGGCGCACGGTCCGAGAACAGCTCAGACAGCTGCCCGGGGCCTCGCACATCGCGCTGGTCGGTGGCGACTTCGACGTCCTGCTGCTCGTCCACACCCCGGACAACAGATCCCTCCGCGAACTGGTCCTCACCCGCCTCCAGGCCATCCCGGAGGTCCTGAGCACCCGCACCCTGCTGGTCTTCGAGGAGGAGGACCTGGAGCCGCAGGGCTGA
- a CDS encoding TetR/AcrR family transcriptional regulator encodes MTTAKRDTYTPETLLSVAVQVFIERGYDGTSMEHLSKAAGISKSSIYHHVTGKEELLRRAVSRALDGLFGILDEEHARVGRASDRLEYVVRRMVEVLIAELPYVTLLLRVRGNTGTERWALERRRDFDHRVAELLKAAAADGDVRGDVEVRLATRLVFGMINSIVEWYRPDGRGMNEREVADAVAQLIFGGLRRAS; translated from the coding sequence ATGACGACCGCCAAGCGGGACACGTACACCCCGGAGACGCTGCTGTCCGTCGCCGTCCAGGTCTTCATCGAGCGCGGCTACGACGGCACCTCCATGGAGCACCTCTCCAAGGCCGCGGGCATCTCCAAGTCGTCGATCTACCACCACGTGACCGGCAAGGAGGAGCTCCTGCGCCGGGCCGTCAGCCGGGCCCTGGACGGTCTCTTCGGCATCCTCGACGAGGAGCACGCACGCGTGGGCCGCGCCTCGGACCGGCTGGAGTACGTCGTGCGGCGCATGGTCGAGGTGCTGATCGCCGAACTGCCGTACGTCACCCTGCTGCTGCGGGTGCGGGGCAACACCGGCACCGAGCGCTGGGCGCTGGAGCGGCGCCGGGACTTCGACCACCGGGTCGCCGAGCTCCTGAAGGCGGCCGCGGCGGACGGCGACGTGCGCGGGGACGTGGAGGTGCGCCTGGCGACCCGCCTGGTCTTCGGGATGATCAACTCGATCGTGGAGTGGTACCGCCCGGACGGCCGGGGCATGAACGAACGAGAAGTCGCCGACGCGGTGGCCCAGTTGATCTTCGGGGGCCTGCGCAGAGCTTCCTGA
- a CDS encoding 3-hydroxyacyl-CoA dehydrogenase: MTALDLSSPVAVVGTGTMGQGIAQVALVAGHPVRLYDAVPGRAREAADAIGARLDRLVEKDRLTAADRDAARARLTAAEHLTDLADCTLVVEAVLERLDVKQELFRELEDIVDEDCLLATNTSSLSVTAIGGALRNPGRFVGLHFFNPAPLLPLVEVVSGFATDVSSATRAYETARAWGKTPVACADTPGFIVNRIARPFYAEAFAVHEAQGAEPATIDAVLRECGGFKMGAFELTDLIGQDVNESVTHSVWRAFFQDVRFTPSLAQQRLVESGRLGRKSGRGWYDYAEGAERDEPHTAEPAPAPAYVVVEGDLGPASELLALIREAGIPVREDEEDHGTRLVLPSGGQLALADGQTSVEFRDVVYFDLALDYRRATRIALSASQDTAQQTLSEAVGLFQALGKAVSVIGDVPGMIVARTVARIVDLAHDAVAKGVATEEDIDTAMRLGVNYPLGPFEWSRRLGRNWAYSLLDDLHLRDPSGRYAPSLALYRHAYASDKREGSTS, from the coding sequence ATGACAGCACTCGACCTCAGCAGCCCCGTGGCCGTCGTCGGCACCGGCACCATGGGCCAGGGCATCGCCCAGGTCGCGCTGGTCGCCGGACACCCCGTGCGGCTCTACGACGCCGTCCCCGGCCGGGCCCGGGAGGCGGCCGACGCGATCGGCGCCCGCCTGGACCGGCTCGTCGAGAAGGACCGGCTCACCGCCGCCGACCGGGACGCCGCCCGCGCCCGTCTGACGGCCGCCGAGCACCTCACCGACCTCGCGGACTGCACCCTGGTCGTCGAGGCCGTCCTGGAGCGGCTGGACGTCAAGCAGGAGCTGTTCCGCGAGCTCGAGGACATCGTCGACGAGGACTGTCTGCTCGCCACCAACACCTCCTCCCTGTCGGTGACCGCCATCGGCGGCGCCCTGCGCAATCCGGGCCGCTTCGTGGGCCTGCACTTCTTCAACCCGGCCCCGCTGCTGCCGCTGGTCGAGGTGGTCTCCGGGTTCGCCACCGACGTTTCGTCGGCCACGCGCGCGTACGAGACGGCCCGCGCGTGGGGCAAGACGCCGGTCGCCTGCGCCGACACCCCCGGCTTCATCGTCAACCGCATCGCGCGGCCCTTCTACGCCGAGGCGTTCGCGGTCCATGAGGCCCAGGGCGCCGAGCCCGCCACCATCGACGCCGTGCTGCGCGAGTGCGGCGGCTTCAAGATGGGCGCGTTCGAGCTGACCGACCTGATCGGGCAGGACGTCAACGAGTCCGTCACGCACTCCGTGTGGCGGGCGTTCTTCCAGGACGTGCGCTTCACGCCCTCGCTCGCCCAGCAGCGCCTGGTCGAGTCGGGCCGGCTCGGCCGCAAGAGCGGTCGCGGCTGGTACGACTACGCGGAGGGCGCCGAGCGCGACGAGCCGCACACCGCGGAGCCGGCCCCGGCGCCCGCCTACGTCGTCGTCGAGGGCGACCTGGGCCCCGCGTCCGAACTGCTCGCCCTGATCCGCGAGGCGGGCATCCCGGTCCGCGAGGACGAGGAGGACCACGGCACCCGGCTGGTCCTGCCGAGCGGCGGTCAGCTCGCGCTCGCGGACGGGCAGACCTCGGTGGAGTTCCGGGACGTCGTCTACTTCGACCTCGCGCTGGACTACCGCAGGGCCACCCGCATCGCCCTGTCCGCCTCCCAGGACACCGCGCAGCAGACCCTTTCCGAGGCCGTGGGGCTCTTCCAGGCGCTCGGCAAGGCCGTCAGCGTCATCGGTGACGTGCCCGGCATGATCGTCGCCCGCACGGTCGCCCGGATCGTCGACCTCGCACACGACGCGGTCGCCAAGGGCGTGGCCACCGAGGAGGACATCGACACCGCGATGCGGCTCGGGGTGAACTACCCCCTGGGCCCGTTCGAGTGGAGCCGCCGGCTCGGCCGCAACTGGGCCTACAGCCTCCTCGACGACCTGCACCTGCGCGACCCGTCAGGGCGGTACGCGCCCTCGCTCGCGCTGTACCGCCACGCCTACGCCTCCGACAAGCGGGAGGGCAGCACCTCATGA
- the paaN gene encoding phenylacetic acid degradation protein PaaN has translation MAAELTAHELIAEHRPTLDQALEAIRTRAYWSPHPEHPKAYGENGSLDMAAGKAAFDALLGSRLDLGQPGTDDWVGGEVSPYGIELGVEYPHADLDVLLPAMKAGQRAWRDAGAEIRAVVCLEILKRISDRTHEFAHAVMHTSGQAFMMAFQAGGPHAQDRGLEAVAYAYVEQVRTPDTAEWTKPQGKRDPLALTKRFTPVPRGIGLVIGCNTFPTWNGYPGLFASLATGNAVLVKPHPRAVLPLALTVQVAREVLSAAGFDPNLVALAAERPGEGIAKTLATRPEIRIIDYTGSTEFGDWLEANARQAQVYTEKAGVNSVLVESAGDYKGMLSNLAFSLSLYSGQMCTTPQNLLIPRDGIRTDEGPKTYDEVVADLARAVDGLLGDDARANALLGAIVNPDVKARVEAAAGLGEVALASREVANPEFPGAVVRTPVLVKLDGAKPDDEAAYMSECFGPVSFAVAVDSASDAVELLRRTIREKGAMTVGAYTTDEEVEEAVQEVCLEEAAQLSLNLVGGVYVNQTAAFSDFHGSGGNPAANAALCDGAFVANRFRVVEVRREA, from the coding sequence ATGGCCGCCGAACTGACCGCCCACGAGCTGATCGCCGAGCACCGGCCCACCCTCGACCAGGCGCTGGAGGCGATCCGCACCCGCGCGTACTGGTCGCCGCACCCCGAACACCCCAAGGCCTACGGGGAGAACGGCAGCCTCGACATGGCCGCGGGCAAGGCCGCCTTCGACGCCCTCCTGGGCAGCCGCCTCGACCTCGGCCAGCCCGGCACCGACGACTGGGTGGGCGGCGAGGTGTCGCCGTACGGCATCGAGCTGGGCGTCGAGTACCCGCACGCCGACCTGGACGTGCTGCTGCCCGCGATGAAGGCGGGTCAGCGGGCCTGGCGGGACGCGGGCGCGGAGATCCGCGCGGTGGTCTGTCTGGAGATCCTCAAGCGGATCAGCGACCGGACCCACGAGTTCGCGCACGCGGTCATGCACACCAGCGGCCAGGCGTTCATGATGGCGTTCCAGGCGGGCGGCCCGCACGCGCAGGACCGCGGCCTGGAGGCGGTGGCGTACGCGTACGTGGAGCAGGTCCGCACCCCCGACACCGCGGAGTGGACCAAGCCGCAGGGCAAGCGCGACCCGCTCGCGCTCACCAAGCGGTTCACGCCGGTCCCGCGCGGGATCGGCCTGGTCATCGGCTGCAACACCTTCCCGACGTGGAACGGCTATCCGGGCCTGTTCGCCTCCCTCGCCACCGGCAACGCCGTCCTGGTCAAGCCGCACCCGCGCGCGGTGCTGCCGCTCGCGCTCACCGTCCAGGTGGCGCGCGAGGTCCTGAGCGCGGCCGGCTTCGACCCGAACCTGGTCGCGCTCGCCGCCGAGCGCCCCGGCGAGGGCATCGCGAAGACCCTCGCGACCCGCCCGGAGATCCGGATCATCGACTACACCGGCTCGACGGAGTTCGGCGACTGGCTGGAGGCCAACGCCCGCCAGGCGCAGGTCTACACCGAGAAGGCCGGCGTCAACTCGGTGCTCGTGGAGTCGGCCGGTGACTACAAGGGGATGCTGTCCAACCTGGCGTTCTCCCTCTCCCTGTACAGCGGCCAGATGTGCACGACCCCGCAGAACCTGCTGATCCCCCGCGACGGCATCCGCACCGACGAGGGCCCCAAGACCTACGACGAGGTGGTCGCCGACCTCGCCCGCGCGGTCGACGGCCTCCTCGGCGACGACGCGCGCGCTAACGCCCTGCTGGGCGCGATCGTCAACCCCGACGTGAAAGCACGCGTGGAGGCCGCGGCGGGGCTCGGTGAAGTCGCCCTCGCCTCGCGGGAGGTCGCCAACCCGGAGTTCCCGGGCGCGGTCGTGCGCACCCCCGTCCTCGTCAAGCTGGACGGCGCCAAGCCGGACGACGAGGCCGCCTACATGAGCGAGTGCTTCGGACCGGTGTCCTTCGCGGTGGCGGTGGACTCGGCCTCCGACGCCGTCGAGCTGCTGCGCCGGACGATCCGCGAGAAGGGCGCGATGACGGTCGGCGCGTACACGACCGACGAGGAGGTCGAGGAGGCCGTCCAGGAGGTCTGCCTGGAGGAGGCGGCGCAGCTGTCGCTGAACCTGGTCGGCGGGGTGTACGTCAACCAGACGGCCGCGTTCTCCGACTTCCACGGCTCGGGCGGCAACCCGGCGGCGAACGCCGCACTGTGCGACGGCGCCTTCGTCGCGAACCGGTTCCGGGTCGTCGAGGTGCGCCGGGAGGCCTAG
- a CDS encoding TrmH family RNA methyltransferase translates to MTCTDPLSLWHRLADTSVLLDGFHALKHALRFGAEVPVAVTADRSAALALADELAPDVRQTLAALLTEVPEPAYRALVARPHPTAVAALAVRPSRAAHLDQLARTPRTAPVVVLDQPRNLGNAGAVIRLAAGFGATGVVTTGTLDPWHPTVVRGGAGLHFATAVERLTAAELPPGPLFALDPEGDDIRGLKLPDDAVLAFGSERSGLSPDVRARADHLVALPMRPQVSSYNLATSVAMTLYHWSLGSPGTAS, encoded by the coding sequence ATGACCTGCACCGATCCCCTGAGCCTGTGGCACCGGCTCGCCGACACCTCCGTCCTGCTCGACGGTTTCCACGCCCTCAAGCACGCCCTGCGCTTCGGCGCGGAGGTCCCGGTCGCGGTCACCGCCGACCGCAGCGCCGCGCTCGCCCTGGCCGACGAGCTCGCACCGGACGTACGGCAGACCCTGGCGGCGCTGCTGACGGAGGTCCCGGAGCCGGCGTACCGGGCCCTCGTCGCGCGCCCGCATCCGACGGCGGTGGCGGCCCTGGCCGTACGGCCGTCCCGGGCCGCGCACCTCGATCAGCTGGCCCGCACGCCGCGCACCGCGCCCGTGGTGGTCCTCGACCAGCCGCGCAACCTCGGCAACGCCGGTGCCGTGATCCGCCTGGCCGCGGGCTTCGGGGCGACCGGTGTGGTCACCACGGGCACGCTCGACCCCTGGCACCCGACCGTCGTGCGCGGCGGGGCGGGCCTGCACTTCGCGACCGCGGTGGAGCGTCTGACGGCCGCCGAACTGCCGCCGGGACCGCTGTTCGCCCTGGACCCGGAGGGCGACGACATCCGGGGCCTGAAGCTCCCGGACGACGCCGTCCTCGCGTTCGGCTCGGAGCGCAGCGGACTGTCACCCGACGTACGCGCGCGTGCCGATCACCTGGTGGCCCTCCCGATGCGCCCCCAGGTCTCCAGCTACAACCTGGCGACGAGCGTGGCGATGACGCTCTACCACTGGAGCCTCGGGAGCCCCGGCACGGCCTCCTAG
- a CDS encoding HTTM domain-containing protein, producing MNRFALAVSTAIARVTEAALGPYQSAMIRIGFSATWLLFLLREVPHRQELYGPDGPWNWNLAEQLISTNGAFTTLMWSSGQFWFETVYVLAVLSSLLLLLGWHTRAMSVLFMVGVLSLQNRSVFMGDGGDNVLHLMSIYLVLTRCGQVWSLDERRARRTREAHARGEHVVDRAGPALWGVFGLVLVSATLLGRLDGDWVVPALLWALWLAQALWWAVGRFGRSGQSRIMLDVIANIVHNGALLVIMAEACLIYATAGWYKIQGSRWQDGTAVYYPLHLESFSPWPALADLLAANGLMVMLVTYGTVAVQVAFPFTLFNRRVKNVLLAVMITEHAVIAVVLGLPFFSLAMIAADSVFLPTPFLRRLGDGAARVRARLRTRLGGGADTPVVPGPPKQRTPKEPGRENPENPDPAHVGFPA from the coding sequence GTGAACCGCTTCGCTCTCGCGGTGTCGACCGCGATCGCCCGTGTCACCGAGGCCGCCCTCGGCCCCTACCAGAGCGCGATGATCCGCATCGGCTTCAGCGCGACCTGGCTGCTGTTCCTGCTGCGTGAGGTCCCGCACCGCCAGGAGCTCTACGGCCCCGACGGCCCCTGGAACTGGAACCTCGCCGAGCAGCTGATCTCGACCAATGGCGCGTTCACCACCCTGATGTGGTCCAGCGGACAGTTCTGGTTCGAGACCGTCTATGTGCTCGCCGTCCTGTCCAGCCTCCTGCTGCTGCTCGGCTGGCACACCCGCGCGATGTCCGTCCTGTTCATGGTCGGGGTGCTCTCGCTCCAGAACCGCAGCGTCTTCATGGGCGACGGCGGCGACAACGTCCTGCATCTGATGTCGATCTACCTCGTCCTCACCCGCTGCGGCCAGGTCTGGTCGCTGGACGAGCGGCGGGCCCGGCGCACCCGTGAGGCACACGCGCGTGGGGAGCACGTCGTCGACCGGGCGGGCCCGGCGCTGTGGGGCGTCTTCGGGCTCGTGCTGGTGTCGGCGACCCTCCTGGGCAGACTCGACGGCGACTGGGTCGTCCCGGCCCTGTTGTGGGCCTTGTGGCTGGCGCAGGCCCTGTGGTGGGCCGTCGGACGCTTCGGCCGGTCCGGTCAGTCGCGGATCATGCTCGACGTCATCGCCAACATAGTCCACAACGGCGCGCTGCTCGTGATCATGGCGGAGGCCTGTCTGATCTACGCGACCGCGGGCTGGTACAAGATCCAGGGCTCCCGCTGGCAGGACGGCACCGCGGTCTACTACCCCCTCCACCTGGAGTCCTTCTCGCCGTGGCCCGCCCTCGCCGACCTGCTGGCGGCGAACGGGCTCATGGTGATGCTGGTGACGTACGGCACGGTCGCCGTGCAGGTCGCCTTCCCGTTCACCCTGTTCAACCGGCGGGTCAAGAACGTCCTGCTGGCGGTGATGATCACCGAGCACGCGGTGATCGCGGTCGTCCTCGGCCTGCCGTTCTTCTCGCTGGCGATGATCGCCGCCGACTCGGTCTTCCTGCCGACGCCGTTCCTGCGCCGCCTCGGAGACGGAGCCGCACGCGTGCGTGCCCGGCTGCGGACACGGCTCGGGGGCGGCGCGGACACCCCGGTCGTTCCAGGACCACCGAAGCAGCGCACCCCGAAGGAGCCGGGCCGGGAGAACCCCGAGAACCCCGATCCCGCGCACGTAGGCTTCCCCGCATGA
- a CDS encoding DUF5819 family protein, which yields MDAYDEGSNARRSPEAPSATPGHTEPTGVTSPAEPTDPTPTPIRPTHPTPDPHPDPRTGIAALSLRYQIGVALSLAVVAVVVCVHIGMVFLHVAPANTVTKQHGTAVEDWIYPEFEQNWKLFAPNPLQQNIAVQVRARIRGADGGSRTTGWYDMSAQDGRAIDGNPLPSHTQQNELRRSWDLFVATHDANNRPIGLRGTLSETYLRRIVVLRVEREDATARGDVLVSVQVRSRTANVPPPKWSDEKVSVQPVYRELSWWPVTADDTEGSVR from the coding sequence ATGGACGCGTACGACGAAGGCTCGAACGCCCGGCGAAGCCCGGAGGCCCCGAGCGCCACCCCGGGCCACACCGAGCCGACCGGCGTCACGAGCCCTGCCGAACCGACAGACCCCACCCCCACCCCGATACGCCCGACCCACCCCACCCCGGACCCGCACCCCGACCCCCGTACCGGCATAGCCGCCCTCTCCCTCCGGTACCAGATCGGTGTCGCCCTGTCGCTCGCCGTCGTCGCCGTCGTCGTCTGTGTGCACATCGGGATGGTGTTCCTGCACGTCGCGCCGGCGAACACGGTGACCAAGCAGCACGGCACGGCGGTCGAAGACTGGATCTACCCGGAGTTCGAGCAGAACTGGAAGCTGTTCGCGCCGAACCCGCTGCAGCAGAACATCGCGGTGCAGGTCCGGGCCCGGATTCGCGGGGCCGACGGGGGCAGCCGTACGACGGGCTGGTACGACATGTCCGCCCAGGACGGCCGGGCCATAGACGGCAATCCGCTGCCCAGCCACACCCAGCAGAACGAACTGCGCCGTTCCTGGGACCTCTTCGTCGCCACGCACGACGCGAACAACCGTCCGATCGGCCTGCGCGGCACCCTGTCCGAGACGTATCTGCGCCGCATCGTGGTGCTCCGCGTGGAGCGCGAGGACGCCACCGCGCGGGGCGACGTCCTCGTGAGCGTCCAGGTGCGCTCCCGGACCGCCAACGTCCCGCCGCCGAAGTGGAGCGACGAGAAGGTCTCGGTGCAGCCGGTCTATCGGGAACTGTCCTGGTGGCCCGTGACGGCCGACGACACCGAGGGGAGCGTCCGGTGA
- a CDS encoding acyl-CoA dehydrogenase family protein codes for MDFTFSEEQQAAAEAARGVFADVAPDAVPSPALTTGAVADEFDRALWSRLADADLLSLLVAEEYGGAGLDAVALSLVLRESAKVLARVPLLENSAALAAVQAYGGQELRAELLERAGRGEVVLTVAASGRTGHDPAELAVTARQGEGEGADWVLDGVQTAVPWVYDADFVVVPAHTAADRTVLALVPRAHDGVVLGEQFSTSGERLGELRLDSVRIGARDVIDVEGAWEWLRDLLTTGTCALALGLGERVLRMSSEYTSRREQFGFPVATFQAVAVQAADRYIDLRAMEVTLWQAAWRLSSGARGALPVAGDVAVAKIWASEGVRRVVQTAQHLHGGFGADVDYPLHRYHAWAKHLELSLGPAAAHEEALGDLLAAHSLG; via the coding sequence GTGGACTTCACCTTCAGCGAGGAGCAGCAGGCGGCGGCCGAGGCGGCGCGGGGAGTGTTCGCCGACGTCGCCCCCGACGCGGTGCCGTCCCCGGCGCTCACCACGGGCGCCGTGGCCGACGAGTTCGACCGCGCGCTGTGGTCCAGGCTCGCCGACGCGGACCTGCTGAGCCTGCTGGTGGCGGAGGAGTACGGCGGAGCCGGCCTGGACGCGGTCGCGCTGAGCCTGGTGCTGCGGGAGTCGGCGAAGGTGCTGGCACGGGTGCCGCTGCTGGAGAACAGCGCGGCCCTGGCAGCCGTACAGGCCTACGGCGGCCAGGAGCTGAGGGCGGAGCTGCTGGAGCGGGCCGGGCGAGGGGAGGTCGTGCTGACCGTCGCCGCGAGCGGCCGCACCGGCCACGACCCCGCCGAACTCGCCGTCACCGCGCGCCAGGGGGAGGGCGAGGGCGCCGACTGGGTCCTGGACGGGGTGCAGACGGCGGTGCCGTGGGTGTACGACGCGGACTTCGTCGTCGTCCCCGCGCACACCGCGGCTGACCGCACCGTCCTCGCCCTGGTGCCCCGGGCCCATGACGGGGTCGTGCTCGGCGAGCAGTTCTCCACCAGCGGGGAGCGGCTGGGCGAACTGCGGCTGGACTCGGTGCGGATCGGCGCGCGGGACGTGATCGACGTCGAGGGCGCCTGGGAGTGGCTGCGGGACCTGCTGACCACGGGGACGTGCGCGCTGGCGCTCGGTCTGGGCGAGCGGGTGCTGCGGATGAGCAGCGAATACACCAGCAGGCGCGAGCAGTTCGGGTTCCCGGTCGCCACCTTCCAGGCCGTCGCCGTGCAGGCGGCCGACCGGTACATCGACCTGCGCGCGATGGAGGTCACGCTGTGGCAAGCCGCGTGGCGGCTCTCCTCCGGGGCGCGCGGCGCGCTGCCGGTCGCGGGGGACGTCGCCGTGGCGAAGATCTGGGCCTCGGAGGGGGTACGGCGGGTGGTGCAGACGGCACAGCATCTGCACGGCGGCTTCGGCGCCGACGTCGACTACCCGCTGCACCGCTACCACGCCTGGGCCAAGCATCTGGAACTGTCCCTGGGCCCGGCGGCGGCGCACGAGGAGGCGTTGGGGGATCTGCTGGCGGCACATTCTCTGGGATAG
- a CDS encoding rhodanese-like domain-containing protein gives MPTVQVTDLKDDDFLLDVREDDEWQAGHAEGALHIPISEFVARYGELTEAAPQDGRVHVICRSGGRSAQVTMYLAQQGIDAVNVDGGMQLWAEVGRPVVTDDGRPGFVL, from the coding sequence GTGCCCACGGTCCAGGTCACGGACCTCAAGGACGACGATTTCCTGCTGGACGTCCGCGAGGACGACGAATGGCAGGCGGGGCACGCCGAAGGGGCGCTGCACATCCCCATCAGTGAGTTCGTGGCCCGCTACGGCGAGCTGACCGAGGCCGCCCCGCAGGATGGCCGCGTGCATGTGATCTGCCGCTCCGGCGGCCGCTCGGCCCAGGTCACCATGTACCTGGCCCAGCAGGGCATCGACGCCGTGAACGTCGACGGCGGCATGCAGCTGTGGGCCGAGGTGGGCCGGCCCGTGGTGACGGACGACGGCCGGCCGGGTTTCGTGCTTTAG
- a CDS encoding J domain-containing protein, which produces MTSPETDGPAAAGTARLERAVRAAEQALIEYEIAVETFRIEVENFSRLHHQRLGPMYARLDELEARIAEARAARTGDPEDLRKAEEARARVLPMPGVEELFHGWMDGEGLFPEAAAMLTDQPVRPPQRVRPSDEARKLYRELARKAHPDLAQDDTERARREEFITRVNAAYSLGDEPLLRELAEEWAAGPKPPEQGPTPSEELYARLEWLSQRKELLSVVARELEESAIGSMLRMAPDDPDQLLEEIAEQLLADVSAREAELAELLAQE; this is translated from the coding sequence ATGACGTCCCCGGAAACCGACGGCCCGGCCGCCGCAGGTACCGCGCGGCTGGAGCGGGCCGTGCGGGCCGCCGAGCAGGCGCTCATCGAGTACGAGATCGCGGTGGAGACCTTCCGCATCGAGGTGGAGAACTTCTCCCGCCTGCACCACCAGAGGCTCGGCCCCATGTACGCCCGCCTCGACGAGCTGGAGGCGCGGATCGCCGAGGCCCGGGCCGCCCGTACCGGTGATCCCGAGGACCTGCGCAAGGCGGAGGAGGCCCGCGCGCGGGTGCTGCCGATGCCCGGTGTGGAGGAGCTGTTCCACGGCTGGATGGACGGGGAGGGACTCTTCCCGGAGGCCGCCGCGATGCTCACAGACCAGCCGGTGCGGCCCCCGCAGCGGGTGCGCCCCAGCGACGAGGCCCGCAAGCTCTACCGCGAGCTCGCCCGCAAGGCCCACCCGGACCTCGCCCAGGACGACACCGAGCGGGCCCGGCGCGAGGAGTTCATCACCCGGGTCAACGCGGCCTACTCCCTGGGCGACGAGCCGCTCCTGCGGGAGCTGGCCGAGGAGTGGGCCGCCGGGCCCAAGCCCCCGGAGCAGGGCCCCACGCCCAGCGAGGAGCTGTACGCCCGCCTGGAATGGCTGTCCCAGCGCAAGGAACTGCTGTCGGTGGTCGCGCGGGAGCTGGAGGAGAGCGCGATCGGCTCGATGCTCCGGATGGCGCCGGACGACCCCGACCAGCTGCTCGAGGAGATCGCCGAGCAGCTCCTGGCCGACGTCTCCGCGCGCGAGGCGGAGCTCGCGGAGCTGCTCGCACAGGAGTGA